Within the Mustela lutreola isolate mMusLut2 chromosome 2, mMusLut2.pri, whole genome shotgun sequence genome, the region GTGTCCGATGGCCTCCCGGTCAGGGCGCAGGTCGGTGGACAGCCTTCCCTGAGGTCTGGGGAAAGGCTGTGCCACAGTCCTCTCGGAAAAGCCCAGAAGGCAGAGCGGCTTTGGTGCGCGCGGGGGGTCTCACGCCATCAGAGAAGGTGTGCGGCCGGGACTGGTTTTGAAGAGCTCCGAGGTGTGCGTGTGGAAGCTGGTGCGCGTCAGGCTCCTGGGCCTGGCCCACGGCGGACCGCCGCCTTGTGTTCCCCTGCCCCGTGGCTGTCACGGGAGGTCTCCGTGGGCTGGACTGCGAGCAGGGCCTGGCATGTGGCCAGGGAGGGCCTTGGTGCCCAGGCTCCTGGTGGGGGCAGACAGGAGGACGGGGACCTGCTGCCTCTGGTGGACCAGGAGAGGCGGGGCCTGCAGCGACCATGTTCTGTCCGACCATCCGTCCGTCTGTCTGTAGGAGGCTTTGGTTCCCTGGCCTGGGGGAAGGTCCGGGCTCCCCTGCGTGGGACGCTGACGCTGTGCTGCCTTTCCTCCCGCGGGTCTCCGCAGGTAACTAGGATTTCTACCTCAACCGCGAGACCTATGCAAGGCTGGCCCGGCCGGTGGCCCCAGGACGGCGAGGACGGACCGCAGACAGGGACGAGGCTCTACTGTGAATCCGCGCTGTGCAGACCCACAGAGGCGCTGGGGCCTGGCCGCGGCTCATGCTGTCGATAGTTTTAGATAAAGTATTtatcgttttttaaaaagtataaacaactctgacttattttactccaCCGAAGTCGTAAGGCGACCCGTTGAGAAGTGTAAGTACTGTGTGTGAGAGGACCTACCTACCGACGTCCCGGAGGCCCGACCGCCGCCGCGCCGGCCGCCGTCCCGGTGCTATCTCCACGCGGGCCTCGGCCTGCTCGCCCTCTTGGTGCTGACTGGAGGTTGACCAACGCCAAACCAGGCCACGAGGCGCCTGCCCTATTTATTCCCGCCGCTCTTCCTATACCAAAGGCACGGCCGTCTCCAGGCAGAAGGTGGCTGGTTCTGTCGTGACATTCCTCAGAAGAGGCCCTGTCCCCGAGGGggcgcccgcccccgccccatcACTGTGAATGGCTCTTGCAGACTGGCGGCCGCTCGGGCCTGGCGTCGGGCCTTTGGCATAGGAACGGACGGCGGGCGCAGGCGCAGGCCCGGTCAGAGCCTCCCCGGTTGTGCGCGGCCCCGTTCTGAGTGGTGCTTGAGGAAGGGCTGGTACCCGACCCCCGGCGGCAGCGGGCCCAGTGCAGCAAGTGCATTTACTGGTTCGACTCGGCTCGGGCTCCCACCGCGGTACGCTGGAGCGTGCGGTGAGCTCCCGGCCCGGGCGCTGGGCAGTCAAGGGGGCCTGGGCTGTCTGTACAGAAGAGAGTCACACTGAGGAGTGACAGTATTTTATAGAGATgtgataaaaatttataaatttcataGACTTGACTCATATATTTTTAGATTGTATAATGCACAgtaaactaaagaagaaaaaagtgagggGAAAACCTTTCTATTTATTCAAGTGCACACAGTGGCACGGGCCCAGGACCGGCGCCCCGCCCCTGACTGCGTGCCCGTGGTTCCTGGGGCGGAGTGCTCGGCCCTGCGCCCTGCCCAAGGCCCTCTGGCCCTTCCGAGCTGCTCCGCTGCCGCCCCACCCGCCCTGCAGCCGCTGTGACGGTGCCTGGGAGGGAAGGTGCTGGGTAGTGAGTGCCCCTCGCCGCATTCACCCgccagggcagagccaggatgcCTCCAGAAGGTGCCAGCAGGGTTCTCCAGCCCCTCCAGCGTAGCAGTCTGACCAGTGTCATGTCTGTGCGCAGTCTTCAAAAGGGTGTGTCCAGAAGTCCCCAGGTCCCTGGAAGGGCGAATGTCAGCCAAGGTCCTGGCAGGGGGCCCTGGACCCCAAGATGGGTGCTTTAGGAAGGGCTGAGCTGGTGAGGTAGGAGCCCTGTTCTCAGGTGCTTGCACCCACCAAGGAACACCGAGAACTTGCCTCTTCCCAGAGGTGGGCTGTGCATCGTGGGTGGGCCCTGAGCTCCTGCCTGGGGAGGGTCAGCGCACCGGGCCAGCCTGGCcctgcttcctcctgatcccCACTCTCCGGAGGGGCAGGCAGATGCCTTGAGGCATGCGGGCCAAAGAGGGTCATTGCAGGGCCCTTTCCTGCCCGCAGCTGCTTCTGAAGCAGACTGATCTGTGCGGCGCAGGTCTGGCCGTCGGCGGGCTCCCTGGTTCGCCCAGGCAGGGGCCTGCCACAGCTCTGCTTTCCTGCCTGTCCTGGGGGTGGCCCAGAGCAATAGTTGAGGCAGAAGATGGTGCTCATGATGGGTTCTTGAACTGGCCCGTCCTTCCGTAACTGGCCGCCCTGGCTCCCACCCTCTGGTTGGTGCTCCCGGCGCATGAAGGTGCTGTGCCTTGCCCCTGTGAACCCCAACCTCTGCCCCCCAGGACAGGGCAGTgtttgctccccacccccatcaggcGCACAGGGCTCCGTGAAAAGATACAGGGTTGATGGCAGAGGTCACACAGGAGTCCCCGGGGTAGAACAGAGCAGCCCTGTCCAGGCACACGGCACGTAACCTCCGGGGGGCCTCCTGCAGACGTGCCGTACGGAGTCTCCCAGCACAGACGCTCGTGTGCAGACACGGTCCCTGGTGTGAGGCAGGTGGCACACGGGGGCGCAGAGCCCCGGGGCTGCCGCTGACCACGGGCCACTTCAGGGAAGTCTGCGGGTCGTAGGTGGCTCTGCTCAGGAAAACCTAACCGTGAACACGGCCTTCCCGGGCAGCTGGCCAGGCCCTGCAGCTATGGACTGTGATTTCTCCAAGGCTCACGtgcccctctgtccccacccaccCGCCCTCATTCCCACGGTCCAGCCACACTGGTTTGTCTCCCACGTCTCTTGACCTTGATTTGTAACTCTGACGGGGCTTTGCTCTTGTGTTTCTGGTAGACTGTGTTTCAGTTGGGGGTACTGGCCTGGCTTGACCCTCTTCTAAGAGATCACCAATGCATTCTGCGTTTCCACCTCTAGACGCTGTAATAAAATACTTGTTTCCACTTGAAGCTGGTCTGCTCGCAGCGTTTCTTTCTGATTGGGATGCAGGGAGAGGCCCGAGGGCCAGCAGCTACGCTCCCCACTCCCCGGCCGGGAGGACAAGGACTCCCAGCAGGAGCCTGGCAAGCTCCTTCAGGCCGTCATGGGACCAAGGCCCACAGCACCTACCCACCTCAGGGAGGCCCAGCCCCTCCTGCATGCAcacctgattaggtcaggcccaccagGATACCTTTCAtgcggtgttttttttttaacaaatggtttAGGACTCCAACATTTGTAGAACCCTTTCCAGAGTCGTGCCTGTACTCAAGGGGAGGCCTAGGAACTGGGTTCATAGATCATCTTTGGGTTCAATCAGACCACCCTTCTGTTCTCTCCTAGAGCCTAGTCAGTGCCACAGGCCCCATGGGCCACCGACCAAGCAAAGTCCCAGACTCCGTGCCTCTCCCTGATCTGATTCGAGGTCTCTGTCCTCTCCTGGAACAGCCCTGCCTCACTCCACCTCCGGGCAGCAGCCCCTCCCGCATTCATCGCAGCACCATCCCACGTGGAAAAGAGGTCCCTTTATTTGAGTACAACAACCACACTGGCCTGGGAGCGAAGGCGTCCTGCTCCGCCCAGAGGCATCGGCCAGGGCTGCCCAGCGGCAGAATTCACAGTGGCTCCGAGAGGCGCGGCCCCCCACGTCCTTCACAGCATTGTCTAGCTACATACATTCGGCCTGCACAGGGCAGAAGGGCGATACCAGCCTCAGCAGCTGCCAGGCCCCAGAGGGATGGACCCGAGGGGCTGGCCGCAGCTTCTAGGAGTGGACACGTGTCCCCCGGTAGCAGCATGGAGCACCCAACAGGTGCCAAACCAGTCCAGGTCGGGGGTGGCGTGTTACTGGGTTACTTCTCCAACccgcccctgcccacccccaccaatATTGGACTTTTGAAGTCTTTAAGCCAAGCGCCTGCAGCAGGAAATCCGAGCTTGACCGAGAAACCCAGGGCGCGGAGAGGATGGGGAGAGCTTGTTCCAGACTCAGGCCTTCAAGCCACCCAGCTGGAACCTGGCCTCCTCAGATATGCCGAACTGCTCCAGGGGGTCCTGTGTGGGTGAAGGGACCGCATGAGCCCAGGCCCCAGAgggccctgccccgcccccacacctggctcccacccctggcccccaGACCCTCCGCACACCTTGCCAGTCATCTTCTGGATCTCGTTTCTGTAGAATATGAGGCTCCTCCGCATGAACTCGTAGCTGGGGGAGCAAGTGGCACGTGCTCACAGAGCCCTGCTGTGCCCCGCCCCGGCCGCCCAGGCAGGCCCACACCCCACCTGGCTCGCCGCAGAGCTCCCATCCACTCCTGACACTGTGCCTCGCTGCCGCAGGCGAAGTGATACTTCCTCTCGGGGTTCTCCAGGAAGCCTGCAGAGGGAGCAGCCCCGTCCGTTCCCGctcactgcccccccaccccacccagcgcCCGCCACGGGCCTCGGCTTCCTGTTACCTCTGTCCAAGCGTCCCCTCCTGTCCTAGGCCAGGCTCATTCCTTCCCAACAGCCGTGCGGGGGACTGAACTGTGTCCTCAAGTCCCTACGTTCAAGTCCTAACCCCTAGAGCCTAAAACTGCGGCCCTACCTGCATGCAGGACCATTACCGGTGCAACGACTCAGAGAAGATCAATTGGGAGCAGGTGGGCACCAACCCTGATCCCACCAGGAATGACTCCACAAAGGCAAAGAGCCCCTTGGACTGCTGGCGACCCCCAGGAGCCAGGATGGCCTGGGGAAGCGTCCTCTGGCAAGGAACCACCCCTGCAGACACCCTGTTGTAGAACTTGTGCCCTCCTGGACGGGCCGAGCACACGTTTCTCTCCTTTGAGCGCCACACCAGAAAATCGGCCGACTCCGCTGCTCTCAAGACGACCCCGGGGGGATCCTCCGCAGGACCCCGGACAGTGCAGGACTCCCCAGCAAGAGCGACCGTTCTAGCAGAACTGCGGCTGCAGCTAGAAAGGGGTTGCGCCCCAGGGGAAGAGCCGGGCCCGCCCTCCGGCCGCCCGAGGCAGTGGACTTCGCTCCAGGCCGACGGACACCGCGGCGGGGCCCGGGAGGTGCAGGGCAGGGCCGGGCACTCACTGATGGAGAAGCCGCTGGGCTCCTCCTGGGTGACTCTGCAGCGCTCCAGCAGCAGGGCTCCGACGGGCTGCGggcagaggggggcgggggcgggggcgggggtgggggcgggcctCCGCGGGGACCCCGAcacgccccgcccccgggccccagctcggccccgccccgccggccgcgacccggccccgccccccgccgggcCACGGCCCCCGGCCCCGACCCTCGGCTCCCGACCCCCGCCCGCAGGCTCACCTCGGCCTCGTCCGTCCGGAAGTAGAAGAGGAAGTTGACCACCAGCTTCACAAGCCGCCTTTTCAGCACTGCGGGCACAGGGCGGGCTCATTCGGGCTCGCGGCCGCCCAGTCCCGCCCGCCCGGCCCGCCCGGCCCGGCGCCCCGGCCCGCTCACCGCTGCCTTTCTTGGGACCCCGCATGCCCAGCTCGGCCGCCAGCTCGGCCGGCTGCCGGGACAGCGCCTGCAGCTCCTTCTCGTTGTAGCGCATGGCGCTGCCGGGACCCACACCGCGGAGCGCGGACCGCGCCCTCCCGGCCGCCGTCGCCACTCGCGCCAAAAAAGTCGCACAGCGCCGTCCCGGAAGCTCTGCCGCAGCCACTGCGCTTGCGCGTCCCCGAGCCACGCATTCTGCGGGTCGCCGACGGGAGGCGCTGGTGTCCAGGGGACCCTTGGCGCTACGCGAAGTCCGCGGGGAGCGCACGCCATACTAGAGGACACACAAGATCCTCGTAGATAAGCATGAAATAAGCTGGATCCGGGGTGGGAACAGAGGAAGGTCCCCTCACGATTGGTGGCGCTCTTTACCGACGAGTGGGAGCCGGTGAGACCGGACCCCGCGCGTTAGGCGTTGAGGGCCTGGTGCGCACGCGCACTTCGAGTTCGGCGCTCGTCAGCCCCGCCCCTTTTCCTCGCGCCTCCGGCGCTTCAGGCAGAGCGAGCATGCGCACTCGGGAGaccgtccccacccccagcccgttGGCCCCCGGAAGTGCTTCCCTAGCGCGCGGGGCGCGTGCGCATAACGTATTCGTGGCCGCGGCGGGCGCGGAGAGGGAAGCAGCGCGGGGTGAGGAGCGGCGCGGGCTGGGGGCGGCGGCCGCGGGGCTCTGGCTTCCCGGGACCGCAGCGGACTGGGGTTGAGAGGCCGGCGGGGCCGGGCCGCGGCGCTTCGGCGCCGGGAGCTGGCGGGGGCTGGGCGGCGGCGGGTGGGCCTCGGGCCGGGGTCCCGCGCCGAGCCTGTCGGCGTCGCGGCCGCTGTGTCCCTGCTCGGCTGCGTCGGGAGGATCTTGTCGTTCCGGAGGGCGCGAGAGCGGGAGGGAGGACAGCCGCCGGCCGAGCGGGGAGCCGCGCGCGGGGCTCGaccccggggccggggccggggctgggccCGCCCCCGGCGCCCCGCACTCTTCGTGGTCCGGAGCAGATCGAGTgcttcctgggcctctggtccccgCCGTCCCCGCGGACACGCCCCCGCAGGGGCCCCCGCTCGGGTGGCGGGGGGCAGCCGACCGGCCTCTCGGAGCCGTCCGTGCGCACCCGAGGCCGCTTCTGTGCTCAGCTGGCCGTCCGGCGGGGCCGCGGCGGCTTTGGGGTCGGGGACCGCGCGGCCTTGGTTTCCTGCGCCCCCGCAGCACCGAGGTCGGGGGAACCGCCGGGAAACTGGGAAAGGGGTGCGCGGCCCCGGAGCGCTCTGGGGAGACGGCGGACTCCCTCCCGGTGGCCGGCTCCTCGCTCCTGGCCGTTTTTTTTCTCGCTAGAAACGGGGGGCTTCCCGGTGCGGCGAGCTTCCCTGCTTGCTCCGTTGGCGGGACCACGTCTCAGCGAGGAGAGGGCTCAGCTCCGCGCCGGGACCCTTTGGGGGCCGCTCCCGGGTCTCTGGGTGCTTCCACGCTTCTTGCTGTTCTCGCTCTGGAAGCTCATCTGGGTTCTGCTGTGCCTTTTGTTTCCCGGTTTTGTTCTCCCTCCGGAAAGGCTTGTTGGACTCGGATCGACTCCAGCCCTCACCTTCGGCCCCCGTGGGGTCCTGTCTTCCCGGGTGTAACTGGCCGTGCTGACCTCTGGCTGCCGTTCTGCTTCGCGGCTGTAACTTGCCCCGTGGAGGGGGTACGTGGAggtctgcgtgtgtgtgcgtgcgagGTCCCAGCGTCTCACCTCATGAGCCGGGACGTCGCCGACCCCAGCCGTGCGTGTCTGGTGTCTGAGTGAACCGTCTCGGGCGCTCTGGCTGGGCCCCTGGGCTGGGCCGGAGCCCTCCAGCTGGACCTTCTGGGCGGGGCGTGGGGGAAGGGCAGGTTCTGACGGAATTCCCGCTTTCCAGCGTCCCCCGCCTTCCACTGAGTCCCTCCCACTGGCCCTGCCCCTGCGAGTGGAGGGGCCCTTCGTTCCGGTTCTTCTGAGAGTGACCCCGGCCTGCCCACGCAGCTGCTGGCGGGCGCTTGGGCTCTCCTGGGGGGACGGGGCTGCTGTGGGCAGTGGGCTTCGAGCAGCTGGCAGCTTACTGGGTTCCTTCCAACGGGGTCGCCAGTTCAGTGTTGCCGTTCTGAGCCCGTCACTCTCTGCACAGGCCCTGGTGCCTGTTCCCCAGCACGCGAGGGACGCATCCGCGGCTCAGGAAGGAACTGGGCTCCtcgccggggcggggggggggggaggtcgtGGCTTTGTTATCATCGTCGCCTTCCAAGTCGCACCTGCACGGGGTGTTCTGGAGTCGCCAGTACAGTAGGGGAGAGGAAGTGAGGGCGGCTTCTGGAGCTGTCCTGTCCCGTCCCcgtcccccccccgcccccaggccagCCCGGCTGCACCGGGGAGCACGCACTACCTTTGTCTTCCTTTTGGGAACCGCCTCCTTGGTCTGCGCAAGGAAGGCTCCCGACGTGCCGCTGGTGATGGCTGCGCTGGCCTTTGTCCACCTGTCGCCTGGCTGCCGACTTGACCTGAGCGCACTCGCACCCCCACAAGCGCTCGGTTTCCGCTGTTCAGGCCGGCACCCTCCTGTAATGGCCTTGAGACATGGGTGTCATCTCCACAGAGGTCTGTGAGGCACTCGGGACCTGTGGGCCGGAGACCTCCCCG harbors:
- the LOC131826050 gene encoding basic proline-rich protein-like; translation: MAAESAIRPLMALEASHRPPRAAQLSSRETERETSTTNRASPSRERTPRLERRRRYTWGSRPGTPVCPPEHRGSRRQSQPRAHRGRPSTRPTGDTQFPVSRRFPRPRCCGGAGNQGRAVPDPKAAAAPPDGQLSTEAASGAHGRLREAGRLPPATRAGAPAGACPRGRRGPEAQEALDLLRTTKSAGRRGRAQPRPRPRGRAPRAAPRSAGGCPPSRSRALRNDKILPTQPSRDTAAATPTGSARDPGPRPTRRRPAPASSRRRSAAARPRRPLNPSPLRSREARAPRPPPPARAAPHPALLPSPRPPRPRIRYAHAPRALGKHFRGPTGWGWGRSPECACSLCLKRRRREEKGRG
- the PLEKHJ1 gene encoding pleckstrin homology domain-containing family J member 1 isoform X1, with amino-acid sequence MRGSGTRKRSGCGRASGTALCDFFGASGDGGREGAVRAPRCGSRQRHALQREGAAGAVPAAGRAGGRAGHAGSQERQRAEKAACEAGGQLPLLLPDGRGRGFLENPERKYHFACGSEAQCQEWMGALRRASYEFMRRSLIFYRNEIQKMTGKDPLEQFGISEEARFQLGGLKA
- the PLEKHJ1 gene encoding pleckstrin homology domain-containing family J member 1 isoform X2, producing the protein MRYNEKELQALSRQPAELAAELGMRGPKKGSVLKRRLVKLVVNFLFYFRTDEAEPVGALLLERCRVTQEEPSGFSISFLENPERKYHFACGSEAQCQEWMGALRRASYEFMRRSLIFYRNEIQKMTGKDPLEQFGISEEARFQLGGLKA